The Sinorhizobium fredii genome contains the following window.
GGACTTTTCGGGGAGGCGCGCCGCCAGCATCGGCGTCAGCGTCAAGGAGACGAATGCGGAGGCGAGGATCGAAATGGTGACGACGATGGCGAACTCGTTGAAGATCTTGCCGATCACGCCGCCCATCAAGAGGACCGGAATGAAGACCGCTACCAGAGAGAGCGAGATCGCGATAATGGTGAAACCGATCTCCGTTGAGGCGGCGATCGCCGCCTCAAAGGCGTTCTGTCCCGTCTCCTCCATATGCCGGACGATGTTCTCCAGCATGACGATGGCATCGTCGACGACGAGGCCGACCGAGAGCGTCAGCGCCATCAGGGAAATGTTGTCGATCGAGAATCCCAGCGCATACATTACCGCGAATGTGGCGATGATCGAGATCGGCACGGCCAGCGCCGGAATGAGCGTCGCCCACAGGCGGCGCACGAAGATGAAGATCACCAGGATCACCAGCCCGATCGTCAGGCCCAGTGTGAATTCGACGTCGTCGACGGCACCCCGGACAGAGACGGAGCGGTCGTTGAGCGTCTCCAGAGACGCTCCCGCCGGCAGGGACTGGCGGAACGTCGGCAGCATCGCCTTGACCTTGTCGACGACGGCCACCGTATTGGCATCGGGCTGGCGCTGAACGGCGAGGATGATCGCTCGCGAGCCGTCATGCCAGCTTGCGGTCTGGGTGTTGGCGACGGAGTCGATGACCTTGGTAACGTCGCCGAGCCGAACCGCCTTGCCGTCGGCCGTCTTGACGATCAGCTTGGAAAATCCGGCTGCATTCTGCAATTGCGTGTCGGCAACGATCGTCATCTGCCGCCCGGTCGATTGCACCGTCCCGAGCGGCGAATTGTCGTTCGCCGCGGCGATGGCGGCCTGCAGCTCGGCGAGCGAAATGCCGCGCGCGGCAAGCGCGTTTGGGTCGATTTCGATGCGTACCGCGAACTGCTGGCTACCGAAAATCGAGACTTCCGCCACGCCCTCGAGAGTCGAAAGCGACGGCGAGATCACCTGCTGGGCAAAGGCATCGAGCTTTGTGAGCGGCACCGTATCGCTCTTCAGGGCAAGGAGCAGCACCGGCGCGTCGGCCGGATTGACCTTGCGGAAGCTCGGCGGCGAGGGCATGTCCTGCGGCAGCGTCCGCAGCGTACGGGTAATCGCCGCCTGGACGTCGGCCGCCGCTGCATCGATATCGCGGTCGAGCGCGAACTGGATGGAGATCGAGGTCGCACCGAGGGAATTGTTCGTCGATACGCTGTCGATCCCCGCGATGGTGTTGAATTGCTTGATGAGCGGGGTTGCGACCGAGGTCGCCATCGTCTCGGGCGAGGCGCCCGGCAGCGACGCGGAGACGTTGATGACCGGAAAGTCGGTCCGCGGCAGGGCCGTAACGGGCAGCGCCGCATAGGCGAAGAGACCGGCAAAGACGAGCGCCAGCGACATCAGCAGCGTTGCGACGGGACGGCGGATGCAGAATTCGCAAATCGACATGACCCTTTTCCATGACTTGCCGGCTGGAGCATTTGCAGACAGCTGGGATCACCTGAAGCCGCACAGATGCGGCAAAAACAAACGAATAGAGCGGCGCGAACGTTGGGCGTCCCGCTCTACTGGACGACGCGTGCCTTGTCGCCTGCCTTGAGATGCAACTGACCTTCGGTCACGACCCGGTCGCCGGCGGAGAGCCCCGAGCGGATCGCGGCGTCCTGTCCGTTGTTGGCGGCGACGACGACCGGGCGGAGTTCGACAGTGTCGTCGGCGTTCAGCCGGTAGACGAAATCCCCTTTCTGGCCGGCCTGGACGGCGACGGCGGGAATGACGGGCGTCTTCGAAAGCGTCGTCTCCTCGATATCGACGTCGACATACTGGCCCGGCCAGAGCTTCTCTTCGGCATTGTCGAACTTGGCGCGCATCAGCACCGTCCCCGTCGCCGTATCGACGGCGGAATCGATGAAATCCAGGACGCCCGTGCCGATGACCTCGCGGGTGCCGCTGAGCCGCGCCGTGACCCGAGGCGGGGCGCCTGACAGAAGCCGGTTCTTGAAGGCCTGCAGATGGTTCTCGGGCAAATGAAAGGCGACTTCGATCGGATCGATGGCGGTAATGGTGACGAGGCTCGTTCCCGAGGTGCTGTTGCCGACGAGATCGCCGATCGTGACCTCAACCGCACCGAGGCGGCCGCCGATCGGGGCGCGAATGCGCGTCAGGTCGATCGACACCTTGTCCGCTTCCACCGCCGCCTGGTCGGCCGCGACCGTGGCCTTGGCCGATTGCTGTGCCGAGAGCGCGCTATCATAGGCCTGCTGCGTGCCGGTGTTGTCGTCGCGCAAGGTCCTCGCCCGGTCGAGCTCGATCGCGGCGTCGGCAAGCAGCGCCGTGTCCTTCGCCAAGATCGCTTCATCACGGCTGAGGTCGGCCTGCAGGGCGCGGTCGTCGAGCGA
Protein-coding sequences here:
- a CDS encoding efflux RND transporter periplasmic adaptor subunit; the protein is MSSRVVIAAIALGSMLAGIAIAPLVTKVPGLALFDAADAHADGVAGRTDKAAHGASSQATAVQVTQVEQQDFPVVISTFANVQAPETVEVKARISSQIVGIHVKDGQTVRAGDLLFSLDDRALQADLSRDEAILAKDTALLADAAIELDRARTLRDDNTGTQQAYDSALSAQQSAKATVAADQAAVEADKVSIDLTRIRAPIGGRLGAVEVTIGDLVGNSTSGTSLVTITAIDPIEVAFHLPENHLQAFKNRLLSGAPPRVTARLSGTREVIGTGVLDFIDSAVDTATGTVLMRAKFDNAEEKLWPGQYVDVDIEETTLSKTPVIPAVAVQAGQKGDFVYRLNADDTVELRPVVVAANNGQDAAIRSGLSAGDRVVTEGQLHLKAGDKARVVQ